One genomic window of Ziziphus jujuba cultivar Dongzao chromosome 4, ASM3175591v1 includes the following:
- the LOC107433892 gene encoding uncharacterized protein LOC107433892 has product MIANASLISCNFSTFPSFPLKNPKLKTLLKAHNIKPRLAHSKTNYGCFSNQSQSDKPIFSFQKKGLRQICKSTLNNQNPKDPVLSNEDGLESEVGKSESVSEGRDWTTSILLFVLWGVLMYYVFNLAPNQTPSQDLYFLKKLLYLKGDDGFKMNEVLVALWYIMGLWPLVYGMLLLPTGRSSKSKIPVWPFLILSFFAGAYGLLPYFVLWKPPPPPVEETELSRWPLNFLESKLTAGISLAAGLGLIIYAGLADGDIWKEFFQYFRGSRFIHVTSLDFTLLSAFAPFWVYNDMTSRKMSDKGWLLPLSLVPLIGPALYIVLRPAPPLTTPLPLGSATSKPK; this is encoded by the exons ATGATCGCCAATGCCAGCCTCATCTCCTGCAACTTCTCCACCTTCCCATCTTTTCCGCTCAAAAACCCAAAGCTCAAAACTTTACTCAAAGCCCATAATATTAAACCCAGATTAGCACATTCCAAAACGAATTATGGATGTTTCTCAAACCAAAGTCAAAGTGATAAACCAATTTTCTCATTTCAGAAAAAGGGTCTTCGTCAAATTTGTAAGAGTACCTTAAACAATCAGAACCCAAAAGACCCAGTTCTTAGTAATGAAGATGGCTTGGAAAGTGAGGTTGGTAAGAGTGAAAGTGTTTCTGAGGGAAGGGACTGGACGACATCAATTTTGCTGTTTGTGTTGTGGGGTGTGCTAATGTACTACGTTTTCAATCTGGCTCCAAACCAAACCCCg TCACAGGACTTGTATTTCTTGAAAAAGCTCTTATATTTGAAGGGAGATGATGGTTTCAAAATGAATGAAGTCCTTGTGGCTCTGTGGTATATAATGGGTCTGTGGCCCTTGGTGTACGGTATGCTTTTGCTTCCGACAGGTAGAAG TTCAAAGAGCAAAATTCCAGTCTGGCCTTTCTTAATTCTTTCATTCTTCGCTGGTGCATATGGTCTTCTTCCTTATTTTGTACTTTGGAAACCACCACCTCCTCCTGTTGAAGAAACTGAGCTCAGCAGATGGCCTCTGAATTTTCTAGAATCAAAATTGACAGCTGGG ATATCACTTGCTGCAGGGCTAGGTTTAATCATTTATGCAGGATTAGCCGATGGAGACATCTGGAAGGAATTTTTCCAGTATTTCAGGGGAAGCAGATTT ATCCATGTCACGAGCCTGGATTTTACTCTCCTATCAGCATTTGCTCCATTTTGGGTTTACAATGATATGACCTCCCGGAAAAT GTCTGATAAAGGTTGGCTTCTACCTTTATCATTGGTGCCACTCATTGGTCCTGCTTTGTACATTGTCTTACGGCCAGCACCACCATTGACAACGCCTTTACCACTTGGCAGTGCTACATCTAAGCCAAAATAA
- the LOC107433888 gene encoding ribulose-1,5 bisphosphate carboxylase/oxygenase large subunit N-methyltransferase, chloroplastic isoform X1 produces MAEASRILHSTLIASFHSPQKTHFSQLHHVHFRRNPTHCSVSTSESAKNTTVTETIPWGCEIDSLENASALQKWLSESGLPPQKMAIERVDVGERGLVALKNVRKGEKLLFVPPSLVISATSEWNCAEAGEVLKQNSVPDWPLLATYLISEASLLKSSRWFNYISALPRQPYSLLYWTREELDRYLEASQIRERAIERVTNVVGTYNDLRLRIFSKHPDLFPEEVFNLETFKWSFGILFSRLVRLPSMDGRFALVPWADMLNHDCEVETFLDYDKSSQGVVFTTDRSYQPGEQVFISYGNKSNGELLLSYGFVPREGTNPSDSVELPLSLEKYDKCYKEKLEALRKNGLSARSQCFPVRITGWPQELMAYAYLVVSPPSMSRQFEEMAAAASNKTSTKKDLRYPEIEEEALQFILDSCESSISKYNKFLKESGSMDLDVTSPKQLNRRLFLKQLAVDLCTSERRILFRAQYILRRRLRDIRSGELKALRLFDGLRKFFK; encoded by the exons ATGGCTGAAGCTTCACGGATTTTGCACAGCACACTCATTGCCAGTTTCCATTCACCTCAAAAAACTCACTTTTCTCAGTTACACCATGTACACTTCCGTAGAAACCCAACTCATTGCTCAGTCTCTACAAGTGAAAGCGCCAAAAACACCACAGTTACAGAAACCATCCCATGGGGTTGCGAAATCGATTCCTTGGAAAACGCATCCGCTCTGCAGAAATGGTTGTCTGAGTCTGGGCTTCCACCCCAGAAGATGGCCATAGAAAGAGTTGATGTGGGAGAGCGAGGACTGGTTGCTTTGAAGAACGTAAGGAAAGGAGAAAAGTTGCTTTTTGTCCCACCCTCTCTTGTCATCAGTGCAACTTCG GAATGGAACTGTGCGGAGGCTGGTGAAGTATTAAAGCAGAATTCAGTACCAGATTGGCCTCTTCTAGCAACCTACTTGATAAGTGAAGCAAGTCTCTTGAAATCTTCAAGATGGTTTAATTACATTTCTGCTTTACCTCGACAGCCCTACTCTCTTCTCTATTG GACACGTGAAGAACTAGATCGATATTTGGAAGCATCACAGATTAGAGAGCGGGCGATCGAAAGGGTTACAAATGTTGTTGGAAC ATACAACGATTTAAGACTCAGGATATTTTCCAAGCATCCTGATTTATTTCCTGAAGAG GTATTCAATCTGGAAACTTTCAAATGGTCATTTGGCATTCTTTTCTCACGGTTG GTCCGGTTACCCTCGATGGATGGAAGGTTTGCCTTGGTTCCCTGGGCAGATATGCTGAACCACGATTGTGAG GTGGAGACATTTTTGGATTATGATAAATCATCACAAGGAGTTGTCTTTACAACAGATCGGTCATATCAGCCAGGTGAGCAG GTTTTCATCTCATATGGCAATAAATCAAATGGAGAGCTATTGCTATCATATGGATTTGTTCCAAGGGAGGGGACAAACCCTAGTGATTCAGTTGAGTTGCCACTATCACTTGAAAAATATGACAAATGTTATAAGGAGAAGTTGGAAGCTCTAAGGAAGAATGGATTGTCAGC CAGATCTCAATGCTTTCCGGTACGAATCACTGGTTGGCCTCAGGAGTTAATGGCGTATGCTTATTTAGTCGTCAGCCCACCAAGCATGAGCAGACAGTTTGAAGAG ATGGCTGCTGCAGCATCAAACAAAACTTCGACGAAGAAGGATTTAAGATATCCTGAAATAGAGGAAGAAGCACTGCAATTTATATTGGATAGTTGTGAATCTAGCATATCAAAGTACAACAAATTCTTAAAG GAAAGTGGATCCATGGATTTGGATGTGACTTCACCAAAGCAACTGAATCGAAGGTTGTTTCTAAAACAGCTAGCAGTAGACTTGTGTACTAGTGAGCGCAGAATTCTGTTTCGCGCTCAATAT ATACTGCGGAGGAGATTGAGGGATATAAGAAGTGGTGAACTGAAAGCTCTAAGACTCTTTGATGGTCTTCGGAAGTTTTTTAAATGA
- the LOC107433888 gene encoding ribulose-1,5 bisphosphate carboxylase/oxygenase large subunit N-methyltransferase, chloroplastic isoform X2: protein MAEASRILHSTLIASFHSPQKTHFSQLHHVHFRRNPTHCSVSTSESAKNTTVTETIPWGCEIDSLENASALQKWLSESGLPPQKMAIERVDVGERGLVALKNVRKGEKLLFVPPSLVISATSEWNCAEAGEVLKQNSVPDWPLLATYLISEASLLKSSRWFNYISALPRQPYSLLYWTREELDRYLEASQIRERAIERVTNVVGTYNDLRLRIFSKHPDLFPEEVFNLETFKWSFGILFSRLVRLPSMDGRFALVPWADMLNHDCEVETFLDYDKSSQGVVFTTDRSYQPGEQVFISYGNKSNGELLLSYGFVPREGTNPSDSVELPLSLEKYDKCYKEKLEALRKNGLSASQCFPVRITGWPQELMAYAYLVVSPPSMSRQFEEMAAAASNKTSTKKDLRYPEIEEEALQFILDSCESSISKYNKFLKESGSMDLDVTSPKQLNRRLFLKQLAVDLCTSERRILFRAQYILRRRLRDIRSGELKALRLFDGLRKFFK from the exons ATGGCTGAAGCTTCACGGATTTTGCACAGCACACTCATTGCCAGTTTCCATTCACCTCAAAAAACTCACTTTTCTCAGTTACACCATGTACACTTCCGTAGAAACCCAACTCATTGCTCAGTCTCTACAAGTGAAAGCGCCAAAAACACCACAGTTACAGAAACCATCCCATGGGGTTGCGAAATCGATTCCTTGGAAAACGCATCCGCTCTGCAGAAATGGTTGTCTGAGTCTGGGCTTCCACCCCAGAAGATGGCCATAGAAAGAGTTGATGTGGGAGAGCGAGGACTGGTTGCTTTGAAGAACGTAAGGAAAGGAGAAAAGTTGCTTTTTGTCCCACCCTCTCTTGTCATCAGTGCAACTTCG GAATGGAACTGTGCGGAGGCTGGTGAAGTATTAAAGCAGAATTCAGTACCAGATTGGCCTCTTCTAGCAACCTACTTGATAAGTGAAGCAAGTCTCTTGAAATCTTCAAGATGGTTTAATTACATTTCTGCTTTACCTCGACAGCCCTACTCTCTTCTCTATTG GACACGTGAAGAACTAGATCGATATTTGGAAGCATCACAGATTAGAGAGCGGGCGATCGAAAGGGTTACAAATGTTGTTGGAAC ATACAACGATTTAAGACTCAGGATATTTTCCAAGCATCCTGATTTATTTCCTGAAGAG GTATTCAATCTGGAAACTTTCAAATGGTCATTTGGCATTCTTTTCTCACGGTTG GTCCGGTTACCCTCGATGGATGGAAGGTTTGCCTTGGTTCCCTGGGCAGATATGCTGAACCACGATTGTGAG GTGGAGACATTTTTGGATTATGATAAATCATCACAAGGAGTTGTCTTTACAACAGATCGGTCATATCAGCCAGGTGAGCAG GTTTTCATCTCATATGGCAATAAATCAAATGGAGAGCTATTGCTATCATATGGATTTGTTCCAAGGGAGGGGACAAACCCTAGTGATTCAGTTGAGTTGCCACTATCACTTGAAAAATATGACAAATGTTATAAGGAGAAGTTGGAAGCTCTAAGGAAGAATGGATTGTCAGC ATCTCAATGCTTTCCGGTACGAATCACTGGTTGGCCTCAGGAGTTAATGGCGTATGCTTATTTAGTCGTCAGCCCACCAAGCATGAGCAGACAGTTTGAAGAG ATGGCTGCTGCAGCATCAAACAAAACTTCGACGAAGAAGGATTTAAGATATCCTGAAATAGAGGAAGAAGCACTGCAATTTATATTGGATAGTTGTGAATCTAGCATATCAAAGTACAACAAATTCTTAAAG GAAAGTGGATCCATGGATTTGGATGTGACTTCACCAAAGCAACTGAATCGAAGGTTGTTTCTAAAACAGCTAGCAGTAGACTTGTGTACTAGTGAGCGCAGAATTCTGTTTCGCGCTCAATAT ATACTGCGGAGGAGATTGAGGGATATAAGAAGTGGTGAACTGAAAGCTCTAAGACTCTTTGATGGTCTTCGGAAGTTTTTTAAATGA